In Gopherus flavomarginatus isolate rGopFla2 chromosome 1, rGopFla2.mat.asm, whole genome shotgun sequence, a single genomic region encodes these proteins:
- the APOLD1 gene encoding apolipoprotein L domain-containing protein 1, with product MERDAITFPPALDPTRHFQMLLLNQRSKLHGQIRKLREIARNINKLRRRSLIANITGSSLSAVGAITAIVGLSLSPATLGASLLASAVGLGVASAGGAVNVTSDLSLVLSNSRELRRVQEIAVNCQNQMREILSCLEFLHRGQGPMDPLLLQSEKNASISLYNSICFMVFYGSRNFLVPEYTREVTKVSQAVLKAKIQKLAENLESCIRAMDEVCELLESRAELSSNTRNPSSSARITIKPQGSSS from the coding sequence ATGGAGAGAGATGCTATAACCTTTCCTCCAGCACTGGACCCTACACGCCACTTCCAAATGCTGCTGCTGAATCAGAGAAGTAAGCTGCATGGCCAGATCAGGAAGCTTCGCGAGATTGCACGAAACATCAACAAGCTGCGCAGGCGATCCCTGATTGCAAACATCACTGGGAGTTCCCTGAGTGCAGTAGGAGCAATCACAGCCATCGTAGGGCTCTCCTTGAGCCCTGCCACTTTAGGGGCATCTCTCCTGGCTTCTGCCGTGGGCCTGGGCGTAGCCTCTGCCGGAGGGGCTGTCAATGTCACCTCCGATCTCTCCTTAGTGCTCTctaactccagggaactgagaaGGGTGCAGGAGATTGCAGTGAACTGTCAGAACCAGATGAGGGAAATCCTGAGCTGCCTAGAATTCCTCCACCGTGGACAGGGCCCAATGGACCCCCTGTTGCTTCAGTCAGAGAAAAATGCTTCCATCTCACTGTACAATTCCATCTGCTTCATGGTATTCTACGGTTCGCGCAACTTTCTTGTGCCGGAGTACACGAGGGAGGTCACAAAGGTGAGCCAAGCTGTGCTAAAGGCAAAAATCCAGAAACTGGCTGAAAACCTTGAGTCCTGCATCAGAGCAATGGATGAAGTCTGTGAACTCTTAGAATCCAGAGCAGAACTTTCCTCCAACACAAGAAACCCCAGCTCAAGTGCCAGGATCACCATCAAACCCCAGGGATCATCCAGCTGA
- the DDX47 gene encoding probable ATP-dependent RNA helicase DDX47 isoform X1, which translates to MAAADAEQGPLEAEAEEPRSFKDLGVTDVLCETCDQLGWKTPTKIQVEAIPMALQGRDIIGLAETGSGKTGAFALPILQTLLETPQRLFALVLTPTRELAFQISEQFEALGSSIGVQSAVIVGGIDMMAQALTLAKKPHVIIATPGRLIDHLENTKGFNLRALKYLVMDEADRILNMDFETEVDKILKVIPRDRKTFLFSATMTKKVQKLQRAALKNPVKCAVSSKYQTVEKLQQHYIFIPSRFKDSYLVYILNELAGNSFMIFCSTCNNTQRTALLLRNLGFTAISLHGQMSQNKRLGSLNKFKAKSRSILLATDVASRGLDVPHVDVVINFDIPTHSKDYIHRVGRTARAGRSGKSITFVTQYDVELFQRIEHLIGKKLPVFPTQEEEVMMLTERVAEAQRFARMELREQGEKKKRSRDEANDDDTEGATGVRNKVAGGKMKKRKAR; encoded by the exons ATGGCGGCGGCGGACGCGGAGCAGGGGCCGTTGGAGGCGGAGGCGGAAGAGCCGCGAAGCTTCAAGGACCTG GGAGTAACAGATGTGTTGTGTGAAACTTGTGACCAGTTGGGATGGAAGACACCAACTAAAATTCAAGTTGAGGCTATTCCTATGGCTCTCCAAG GCCGGGATATCATCGGGCTAGCAGAGACAGGCTCTGGAAAAACaggggcttttgctttgcccatcCTGCAGACACTGCTGGAAACACCCCAACGCCTCTTTGCTCTTGTCCTCACCCCAACCCGAGAGCTCGCCTTCCAGATCTCAGAGCAGTTTGAAGCCCTTGGATCCTCCATTGGTGTCCAAAGTG CGGTTATTGTGGGTGGAATTGACATGATGGCACAGGCTCTGACCTTAGCCAAGAAGCCGCATGTTATAATTG CAACACCGGGCCGTCTGATTGACCATCTGGAGAACACAAAAGGTTTCAACTTGCGAGCTCTTAAGTACCTGGTTATGGATGAAGCTGACCGGATCCTCAACATGGATTTTGAGACAGAG GTGGATAAGATCCTAAAAGTGATTCCCCGTGACAGGAAGACATTCCTCTTTTCTGCCACCATGACCAAGAAG GTGCAAAAGCTCCAGCGTGCTGCACTGAAGAACCCTGTTAAATGTGCTGTTTCCTCCAAATATCAGACAGTTGAAAAACTGCAGCAGCATTATATTTTCATCCCCTCCAGATTCAAG GACAGTTACCTGGTTTATATCCTGAATGAACTGGCTGGGAACTCCTTCATGATATTCTGCAGTACCTGCAACAACACTCAAAGGACAGCTCTCCTGCTCCGCAACTTGGGTTTCACTGCCATATCCCTCCATGGACAGATGAGTCAG AATAAGCGACTGGGATCCCTGAACAAGTTCAAGGCAAAGTCCCGTTCCATTCTGCTGGCTACAGATGTTGCAAGCAGAGGTCTGGACGTCCCACATGTGGATGTGGTGATAAATTTTGATATTCCCACACATTCCAAG GATTACATTCACCGTGTGGGGAGGACAGCTCGAGCTGGACGGTCTGGCAAATCCATCACCTTTGTGACTCA GTATGATGTGGAACTGTTCCAGCGCATTGAGCATCTCATTGGCAAGAAGCTGCCTGTATTCCCCACACAGGAGGAGGAGGTCATGATGCTAACAGAGCGTGTGGCTGAAGCCCAGAGATTTGCTCGTATG gagTTGCgggagcagggagagaaaaagaaGCGATCCCGGGATGAGGCCAATGATGATGACACAGAGGGAGCTACAGGTGTCAGGAACAAGGTGGCTGGTGggaaaatgaagaaaaggaaagccCGTTAG
- the DDX47 gene encoding probable ATP-dependent RNA helicase DDX47 isoform X2 has protein sequence MCCVKLVTSWDGRHQLKFKLRLFLWLSKTLLETPQRLFALVLTPTRELAFQISEQFEALGSSIGVQSAVIVGGIDMMAQALTLAKKPHVIIATPGRLIDHLENTKGFNLRALKYLVMDEADRILNMDFETEVDKILKVIPRDRKTFLFSATMTKKVQKLQRAALKNPVKCAVSSKYQTVEKLQQHYIFIPSRFKDSYLVYILNELAGNSFMIFCSTCNNTQRTALLLRNLGFTAISLHGQMSQNKRLGSLNKFKAKSRSILLATDVASRGLDVPHVDVVINFDIPTHSKDYIHRVGRTARAGRSGKSITFVTQYDVELFQRIEHLIGKKLPVFPTQEEEVMMLTERVAEAQRFARMELREQGEKKKRSRDEANDDDTEGATGVRNKVAGGKMKKRKAR, from the exons ATGTGTTGTGTGAAACTTGTGACCAGTTGGGATGGAAGACACCAACTAAAATTCAAGTTGAGGCTATTCCTATGGCTCTCCAAG ACACTGCTGGAAACACCCCAACGCCTCTTTGCTCTTGTCCTCACCCCAACCCGAGAGCTCGCCTTCCAGATCTCAGAGCAGTTTGAAGCCCTTGGATCCTCCATTGGTGTCCAAAGTG CGGTTATTGTGGGTGGAATTGACATGATGGCACAGGCTCTGACCTTAGCCAAGAAGCCGCATGTTATAATTG CAACACCGGGCCGTCTGATTGACCATCTGGAGAACACAAAAGGTTTCAACTTGCGAGCTCTTAAGTACCTGGTTATGGATGAAGCTGACCGGATCCTCAACATGGATTTTGAGACAGAG GTGGATAAGATCCTAAAAGTGATTCCCCGTGACAGGAAGACATTCCTCTTTTCTGCCACCATGACCAAGAAG GTGCAAAAGCTCCAGCGTGCTGCACTGAAGAACCCTGTTAAATGTGCTGTTTCCTCCAAATATCAGACAGTTGAAAAACTGCAGCAGCATTATATTTTCATCCCCTCCAGATTCAAG GACAGTTACCTGGTTTATATCCTGAATGAACTGGCTGGGAACTCCTTCATGATATTCTGCAGTACCTGCAACAACACTCAAAGGACAGCTCTCCTGCTCCGCAACTTGGGTTTCACTGCCATATCCCTCCATGGACAGATGAGTCAG AATAAGCGACTGGGATCCCTGAACAAGTTCAAGGCAAAGTCCCGTTCCATTCTGCTGGCTACAGATGTTGCAAGCAGAGGTCTGGACGTCCCACATGTGGATGTGGTGATAAATTTTGATATTCCCACACATTCCAAG GATTACATTCACCGTGTGGGGAGGACAGCTCGAGCTGGACGGTCTGGCAAATCCATCACCTTTGTGACTCA GTATGATGTGGAACTGTTCCAGCGCATTGAGCATCTCATTGGCAAGAAGCTGCCTGTATTCCCCACACAGGAGGAGGAGGTCATGATGCTAACAGAGCGTGTGGCTGAAGCCCAGAGATTTGCTCGTATG gagTTGCgggagcagggagagaaaaagaaGCGATCCCGGGATGAGGCCAATGATGATGACACAGAGGGAGCTACAGGTGTCAGGAACAAGGTGGCTGGTGggaaaatgaagaaaaggaaagccCGTTAG